The Ralstonia sp. RRA genomic interval CCACAAGGGGTTTTCGCGCACGGTATTGAACCCGGCGGAGTCCGGCACATCGGGCAGCAGCAAGGATGTCGAGGCCGCCGATGGCGCCAGCAGCCAATCGCAACTGACTGCCACTGTCCGCCGCAGCGCGCGACAAGCGCGCATAACGTTCGGCATCCGCAAGCGAACCCACGGAGACAAGAAGCAGGTCATGTCCTGTTCGCAGGATCTTCTCGCCGTAAGCGTCCACCGCCTGATGGCCCGCGCATTCAACAACGATGTCCGGCACGCTGTCCAGCAACTGATCGAGCGAGGTGCACAAAGTCGGCCCTCCCGAAGCGGGCGACGCCGAGTTCGCAGCGGCCCTGCCGGCATGCACGAGCGCACCACAGACCTCGATCTCCGGCCGCCATAGTTGAAGCTGTCGATACAACTCCGCTCCGATGGCGCCCAGACCGATCAAGGCGATTCGCAATGGGTAGCGGGAACAGGCGTGGTGTTTCACGGCGGTGCTGCTTGTCATGTCGACATGGAGAGTCCAGTGAATGAAGGCTCCAATTAGATGCCCAATGCCGTACCCGCTACAAACGAGGAGTTTTACTGGATTGATGACTTGCCTTGCTGAATCGCCGGGCGAACGCCATGTCACTGACTTTCGACTGCGCCGGT includes:
- a CDS encoding aspartate dehydrogenase, which codes for MKHHACSRYPLRIALIGLGAIGAELYRQLQLWRPEIEVCGALVHAGRAAANSASPASGGPTLCTSLDQLLDSVPDIVVECAGHQAVDAYGEKILRTGHDLLLVSVGSLADAERYARLSRAAADSGSQLRLAAGAIGGLDILAAARCAGLRRVQYRARKPLVAWRETAAETVVNLSELTEATVIFNGSAREAALAYPRNANVAATIALATLGFEGTRVELIADPVAHHNVHEIEAEGENGHISIRIDGQPSLTNPKTSMVTAFSLVRQLLNLRAAVAF